A window from Podospora bellae-mahoneyi strain CBS 112042 chromosome 1 map unlocalized CBS112042p_1, whole genome shotgun sequence encodes these proteins:
- a CDS encoding uncharacterized protein (EggNog:ENOG503NZIT): MPTKTPKRFVHCVGNPDFEPEKAVGDHDRHQAALKLLEERNDFEGAVRLWFGLPEAGKDDYVYHALASVTLGQVQRGVEMGAEKGLHGWYEGAKDGETPLPPPSTTDIAAYTNLFSPSLSPSSALKSFVSNARKSSIRALVAENLSSKRYINPAWPSLQIPRVKNVASLPLNPYLDFWRWTCQNLEWCGPVRGQGLKSHWILPVVMHHFGCVVPSYESLSIIKTLAVEGVKKNGDSTADGNDNIGPENGNGNGATNGKKESKKKAKKEKPPPLKILDVGSGSGYWSFMLRQCGLETVAVDNMQSEWRVTWLKDTHLTTGTSYLHSLPGSQHKSHILLLVYPITGPDGSGSFTKDLMKEYQGDVVVVAGTQNKNGYTSFGRGKGTMDSFMLESQEQRGKWEKVVQVPLPSFAGRDEGLFVYVRKR; the protein is encoded by the exons ATGCCAACCAAGACACCCAAACGGTTTGTTCACTGCGTCGGCAATCCCGACTTTGAGCCGGAGAAGGCAGTGGGTGATCACGACAGGCATCAAGCTGCTTTgaagttgttggaggagaggaatgATTTTGAAGGGGCGGTCCGGTTGTGGTTTGGTCTGCCGGAGGCGGGGAAGGACGATTATGTGTATCATGCTTTGGCTAGTGTGACGCTGGGGCAGGTGCagaggggggttgagatgggggcAGAGAAGGGGCTGCATGGGTGGTACGAGGGGGCGAAGGACGGTGAG acaccccttcctcccccgtcaACAACGGATATAGCCGCCTATACAaatctcttctctccctccctctccccatcctcggcgCTAAAGTCTTTTGTTTCCAACGCGAGGAAATCTTCCATCCGAGCCTTGGTAGCGGAGAACTTATCCTCAAAACGCTACATTAACCCAGCATGGCCCtccctccaaatcccaagGGTCAAGAACGTTGCATCACTGCCATTAAACCCGTATCTTGACTTCTGGAGATGGACCTGTCAAAACCTCGAGTGGTGCGGGCCGGTGCGAGGTCAGGGGTTGAAGAGCCACTGGATtttgccggtggtgatgcacCATTTTGGCTGTGTGGTTCCCAGTTATGAGAGTCTTTCCATTATCAAAACCCTAGCCGTGGAGGGGGTTAAGAAGAACGGCGATAGCACAGCTGACGGAAATGACAATATTGGGCCCGAAAATGGAAATGGGAACGGGGCTACGAACGGCAAGAAGGAATCCAAAAAGAaggccaaaaaagaaaagccaccaccgctcaAGATTTTGGACGTGGGCAGTGGGAGTGGATATTGGAGTTTTATGCTGAGGCAGTGTGGGCTGGAGACTGTGGCTGTGGACAATATGCAAAGTGAATG GAGAGTCACCTGGCTCAAAGACACCCACCTGACAACCGGCACATCCTACCTCCACTCCCTTCCTGGTTCTCAACACAAAtcccacatcctcctccttgtctaCCCCATCACGGGACCAGACGGCTCTGGTTCTTTTACCAAGGATCTGATGAAAGAATATCAAGGTGATGTCGTCGTTGTGGCCGGGACTCAAAACAAGAACGGGTATACTTCCTTTGGCAGAGGGAAGGGGACGATGGATAGTTTCATGTTGGAATCGCAAGAACAGAGGGGAAAGTGGGAAAAGGTGGTTCAAGTGCCTCTGCCTAGCTTTGCCGGGAGGGACgaggggttgtttgtttATGTTAGGAAGAGGTAG
- the RPN5 gene encoding proteasome regulatory particle subunit (BUSCO:EOG09262P1W; COG:O; EggNog:ENOG503NV7Q): MADAAFKPEKDYSKEVDQQLPEAEQLAKTDLQGAIEKLSILEKQTRQASDLASTSRILIAIVTLCKNAGDWALLSEQTLILSKKHGQLKQAITKMVQTVMDFLDQTPTLEIKLSVIETLRTVTEGKIFVEVERARVTKILSDIKKQQGDLKAATDILCELQVETFGSMERREKTEFILAQVALCIEIGDWTQAGILSRKISTRYLARKPKKTQEQLDKEQQEREKKAKAGEEVPEVKEDDVTDLKLRYYEQQITLAKHDSKYLDVCKHYRQVLDTETVEEDPVKLRAVLQRIIYFIILAPYDNEQHDLLHRIHKDTRNTAVPEDAELLELFTVQELMRWPQVSKMFGPHLCSTEIFDSAEGQSGDEKAFGRWQDLRKRVIEHNVRVVAKYYTRIRMGRLTQLLDLTEEETEKYISELVTSKTVYAKIDRPARIVNFAKPRDADDILNEWSFNMKSLLGHLERVDHLITKEEMMARIQPGVKQTKSKPSRR, translated from the exons ATGGCGGACGCTGCGTTCAAGCCTGAGAAGGACTACTCCAAGGAGGTGGACCAGCAGCTTCCCGAGGCTGAGCAGCTCGCAAAG ACGGATCTCCAGGGTGCTATCGAAAAGCTGTCTATTCTTGAGAAGCAAACCCGTCAGGCATCCGATCTCGCCTCCACATCCCGaatcctcatcgccatcgtTACCCTCTGCAAGAATGCCGGTGACTGGGCCCTCCTCAGCGAACAGACCCTTATCCTCTCCAAGAAGCATGGCCAACTCAAAcaggccatcaccaagatggTGCAAACCGTCATGGACTTCCTCGACCAGACCCCCACCCTAGAGATCAAGCTCTCCGTCATCGAGACCCTCCGTACCGTTACCGAGGGCAAGATCTTTGTCGAGGTCGAGCGGGCGCGTGTGACCAAGATTCTGTCAGACATCAAGAAGCAACAAGGCGATCTAAAGGCGGCGACGGATATTCTGTGCGAGCTCCAGGTCGAGACGTTTGGGTCTATGGAACGTCGGGAAAAGACCGAATTTATTCTGGCGCAGGTGGCTCTGTGCATTGAAATTGGCGACTGGACCCAAGCCGGTATTCTCAGTCGTAAAATCAGCACCAGATACCTGGCGCGCAAGCCCAAAAAGACACAGGAGCAGCTTGacaaggagcagcaggaacgtgagaagaaggcgaaggccGGCGAAGAGGTGCCAGAGGTAAAGGAGGACGATGTCACAGATCTCAAGCTCCGGTACTACGAGCAACAGATCACGCTCGCCAAGCATGACTCCAAATACCTGGATGTTTGCAAGCACTACCGACAAGTGCTTGACacggagacggtggaggaggacccCGTCAAACTACGAGCT GTCCTGCAGAGAATCATCTACTTCATCATCCTGGCACCATATGACAACGAGCAACACGATTTGCTCCACCGCATTCACAAGGACACGCGAAACACGGCCGTTCCGGAGGATGCTGAGCTCTTGGAGCTCTTTACGGTACAGGAGCTGATGCGGTGGCCTCAAGTATCCAAGATGTTCGGCCCCCATTTGTGCAGCACCGAGATCTTCGATTCAGCCGAGGGACAATCGGGCGATGAGAAGGCGTTTGGCAGATGGCAAGACTTGCGCAAGCGTGTGATTGAGCACAATGTGCGCGTGGTGGCCAAGTACTACACCCGCATCCGGATGGGCCGTCTGACACAACTCCTGGATCTGACCGAGGAAGAGACGGAGAAATACATCAGCGAGCTGGTGACATCCAAGACAGTGTATGCCAAGATTGACCGGCCTGCCCGCATCGTCAACTTTGCCAAGCCTCGCGATGCTGATGATATCTTGAACGAGTGGAGCTTCAACATGAAGAGCCTGTTGGGTCACCTGGAGCGGGTTGATCACTTGATCacaaaggaggagatgatggctcGAATTCAGCCAGGCGTGAAACAAACTAAGAGCAAGCCTTCGAGGCGTTAG